One window of Mediterraneibacter gnavus ATCC 29149 genomic DNA carries:
- a CDS encoding ribonuclease J, with the protein MKKENRGKLKIIPLGGLEQIGMNITAFEYEDSIIVVDCGLAFPEDDMLGIDLVIPDVTYLKDNISKVKGFVITHGHEDHIGALPYVLKEINLPIYTTKLTMGIIENKLKEHNLLRTTKRKVVRHGQSINLGQFRIEFIKTNHSIQDASALAIYSPAGTVVHTGDFKVDYTPVFGDAIDLQRFAEIGKKGVLALMSDSTNAERKGFTQSERTVGITFDHIFAEHQNTRIIIATFASNVDRVQQIINSAYKYGRKVVVEGRSMVNIITTASELGYLNVPENTLIEIDQLKNYPPEKTVLITTGSQGESMAALSRMAGDVHRKVTIQPNDTIIFSSNPIPGNEKAVSRVINELSAKGANVIFQDAHVSGHACQEELKLIYSLVKPKYAIPVHGEYRHLKANAEIAQSLGIPKENIFIIQSGDVIELSDAEAKIVDKVHTGAILVDGLGVGDVGNIVLRDRQHLAEDGILIVVLTLEKGSNNLLAGPDIVSRGFVYVRESEGLMEEARKVVTDSLDKCLSGRHADWNKIKMTIRDTMNDFIWKKTKRRPMVIPIIMDV; encoded by the coding sequence TTGAAAAAAGAAAATCGTGGAAAATTAAAAATCATTCCTTTGGGAGGTCTTGAGCAGATCGGTATGAATATTACTGCTTTCGAATATGAAGACAGTATCATTGTGGTAGACTGCGGGCTTGCATTCCCGGAGGATGACATGCTCGGAATCGATCTGGTCATTCCGGATGTGACTTATCTGAAGGATAATATATCCAAAGTAAAAGGATTTGTGATCACCCATGGTCATGAAGATCATATCGGAGCTTTGCCGTATGTACTTAAGGAGATCAATCTTCCAATCTATACTACAAAGCTGACAATGGGAATCATCGAGAACAAGTTAAAAGAGCATAATCTGCTCCGTACGACAAAGAGAAAAGTGGTGCGTCATGGACAGTCCATCAATCTTGGACAGTTCCGAATTGAATTTATCAAGACGAACCACAGTATTCAGGATGCTTCCGCACTGGCAATCTATTCACCGGCAGGAACTGTTGTGCATACCGGAGACTTCAAGGTGGATTATACACCGGTATTCGGAGATGCCATTGATCTGCAGCGTTTTGCGGAGATCGGAAAGAAAGGTGTGCTGGCTCTGATGTCAGACAGCACGAATGCAGAGCGGAAAGGATTTACCCAGTCAGAGCGTACGGTGGGAATTACGTTTGATCATATTTTTGCAGAGCATCAGAACACAAGAATCATCATCGCGACATTTGCATCGAACGTAGACCGTGTGCAGCAGATTATCAACTCTGCATATAAGTACGGAAGAAAAGTTGTGGTAGAAGGACGCAGCATGGTAAATATCATCACGACAGCATCTGAGCTTGGGTATCTGAATGTTCCGGAGAATACACTGATCGAGATCGATCAGTTGAAGAACTATCCACCGGAGAAGACCGTTCTGATCACAACAGGAAGCCAGGGAGAATCCATGGCTGCACTTTCCAGAATGGCAGGGGATGTACACCGTAAAGTGACGATTCAGCCGAATGACACGATCATTTTCAGTTCGAATCCGATTCCTGGAAATGAGAAGGCAGTATCCCGTGTGATCAATGAGCTTTCTGCAAAGGGTGCGAACGTGATATTCCAGGATGCGCATGTTTCCGGACATGCCTGTCAGGAAGAGTTAAAGCTGATCTATTCGCTGGTAAAACCAAAGTATGCCATTCCGGTGCATGGTGAGTACCGCCACTTAAAAGCAAATGCGGAGATCGCGCAGTCTCTGGGAATTCCGAAAGAGAATATCTTTATCATCCAGAGCGGAGATGTGATCGAGCTGAGTGATGCAGAAGCAAAAATAGTGGATAAAGTCCATACAGGAGCGATTCTGGTAGATGGTCTGGGTGTCGGTGATGTCGGAAATATCGTATTGCGAGACAGACAGCATCTGGCAGAGGACGGAATTCTGATCGTTGTTCTGACACTGGAAAAAGGCAGCAACAATCTGCTGGCAGGACCGGATATCGTATCCAGAGGATTTGTCTATGTAAGAGAATCCGAAGGACTGATGGAAGAAGCCAGAAAGGTTGTGACAGACAGTCTGGATAAATGTCTTTCCGGAAGACATGCGGACTGGAATAAGATCAAGATGACGATCCGTGACACAATGAACGATTTTATCTGGAAGAAGACAAAGAGAAGACCAATGGTCATTCCGATTATTATGGATGTGTAA
- a CDS encoding O-methyltransferase, translated as MIVDERIVTFINSLETENSEILEAVEQEALSTYVPIIRKEMQSFLKVLLMIQKPMCILEVGTAVGFSALLMSEAAPEGCRITTIENYEKRIPIARENFRRAGKEEQITLIEGDAMDVLKTLEGSFDFIFMDAAKGQYIRYMPQVLRLLRPGGTLVTDNVLQDGDIIESRFAVERRNRTIHSRMREYLYELKHHELLTTSIIPLGDGVAVSVKKQEGE; from the coding sequence ATGATAGTAGATGAACGTATCGTGACATTCATCAATTCCTTAGAGACAGAGAACAGTGAAATACTCGAAGCAGTGGAACAGGAAGCTCTGAGCACATATGTGCCGATCATACGAAAAGAAATGCAGAGTTTCCTGAAAGTGCTTCTGATGATACAAAAACCTATGTGCATCCTGGAAGTAGGGACCGCAGTAGGTTTCTCTGCGTTATTGATGAGTGAAGCGGCACCAGAAGGGTGCAGGATCACAACAATTGAAAATTACGAAAAGAGAATTCCGATCGCCAGGGAGAATTTCAGACGGGCAGGGAAAGAAGAGCAGATCACGCTCATAGAGGGAGATGCTATGGATGTGCTGAAAACACTGGAGGGCAGCTTTGATTTTATTTTTATGGATGCTGCAAAGGGACAGTATATCCGGTATATGCCCCAGGTGCTGCGTTTGCTTCGTCCGGGCGGAACTCTTGTGACAGATAATGTACTGCAGGATGGGGATATTATCGAATCCCGTTTTGCGGTGGAACGGAGAAACCGAACGATTCATTCCAGAATGCGGGAGTATCTGTACGAATTAAAACACCATGAACTGCTGACAACGTCCATTATTCCGCTTGGGGATGGAGTGGCTGTCAGTGTGAAGAAACAGGAAGGAGAATAA
- a CDS encoding peptidase U32 family protein encodes MARHPELLIPASSLEVLKTAVIFGADAVYIGGEAFGLRAKAKNFSMEDMKKGIAFAHEHDVKVYVTANILAHNEDLPGVRKYFEELKEIKPDALIIADPGVFEIAKEVCPEIERHISTQANNTNYGTYNFWYKQGASRVVSARELSLEEIKELRANIPEDLEIETFVHGAMCISYSGRCLLSNYFTGRDANRGACTHPCRWKYAVVEEKRPGEYLPVYENERGTYIFNSKDLCMIQYIPEILDAGIDSLKIEGRMKTALYVATVARTYRKAIDDYQKDPELYKKNMPWYLEQISNCTYRQFTTGFFFGKPDETTQIYDSNTYVKEYTYLGIIGEVRDGLCRIEQRNKFSVGEIIEIMKPNGENVEAKVERILNEEGEEQESAPHSKQVLYVALDQKADKYDILRRAEKDA; translated from the coding sequence ATGGCAAGACATCCTGAACTTTTGATACCGGCAAGCAGCCTGGAAGTATTAAAGACAGCAGTCATTTTTGGAGCAGATGCGGTTTATATCGGAGGAGAAGCATTTGGACTCCGCGCAAAAGCGAAGAACTTTTCCATGGAGGACATGAAAAAAGGAATCGCATTTGCGCATGAACATGATGTGAAAGTGTATGTAACAGCCAATATCCTGGCACACAATGAGGATCTGCCGGGAGTGCGTAAATATTTTGAGGAACTCAAGGAAATCAAGCCGGATGCTCTTATTATTGCGGATCCGGGAGTGTTTGAGATCGCAAAAGAAGTGTGTCCTGAGATTGAGAGACATATCAGTACTCAGGCAAACAATACAAACTATGGAACCTATAATTTCTGGTATAAACAAGGCGCGAGCCGCGTGGTTTCCGCCAGAGAGCTGTCTCTGGAAGAAATCAAAGAGCTGCGCGCGAATATTCCGGAGGATCTGGAAATCGAGACATTTGTACATGGAGCGATGTGTATTTCTTATTCCGGAAGATGCCTTCTGAGCAACTATTTCACAGGCAGAGATGCGAACAGGGGGGCATGTACCCACCCGTGCCGCTGGAAATATGCGGTTGTGGAGGAGAAGAGACCGGGAGAGTATCTGCCGGTTTATGAGAATGAAAGAGGAACTTATATTTTCAACTCCAAGGATCTGTGCATGATCCAGTATATCCCGGAGATTCTGGACGCGGGTATTGACAGTCTGAAAATCGAAGGACGTATGAAAACCGCGCTCTATGTGGCAACAGTTGCAAGAACCTACAGAAAGGCGATCGATGACTATCAGAAGGATCCGGAATTATATAAAAAGAATATGCCGTGGTATCTGGAGCAGATCTCCAATTGTACGTACCGCCAGTTTACGACAGGATTCTTCTTTGGAAAACCGGATGAGACAACACAGATCTATGACAGCAACACGTATGTGAAAGAGTATACCTATCTCGGAATTATCGGAGAGGTCAGGGACGGTCTGTGCCGGATCGAACAGCGCAACAAGTTTTCTGTGGGTGAGATCATTGAGATCATGAAGCCGAACGGGGAAAATGTGGAAGCGAAAGTAGAGCGTATCCTTAATGAAGAAGGAGAGGAGCAGGAGAGTGCTCCTCACTCAAAACAGGTGTTATATGTGGCGCTGGATCAGAAGGCGGACAAATATGATATCTTACGAAGAGCAGAAAAAGACGCGTAG
- the sigK gene encoding RNA polymerase sporulation sigma factor SigK, protein MKSFPNPLTPSEEKEYIQKYTEGDLQAKHILIERNLRLVAHVIKKYQYVDEDPEDLISIGTIGLIKAIVTFNPSKGNRLAAYASKCVENEILMHLRARKKTSKEISLYEPIGTDREGNEIKLYDIIETDEDDIPERVCLKENIQKLYEKVENELSQREKLVLKMRYGLYGGEEYTQREVAKQLGISRSYVSRIEKSAVEKLRVFFCSS, encoded by the coding sequence TTGAAATCATTTCCAAATCCCCTCACCCCTTCCGAAGAAAAAGAATATATTCAAAAATATACTGAGGGTGACCTGCAGGCAAAACACATTCTGATTGAACGGAATCTGCGGCTCGTTGCACATGTGATCAAAAAATATCAGTATGTGGACGAAGATCCCGAAGATCTGATCTCAATCGGAACCATCGGTTTGATCAAAGCCATTGTCACCTTTAATCCAAGCAAAGGAAACCGGCTGGCAGCTTATGCCTCCAAGTGTGTGGAAAACGAAATCCTGATGCATTTGCGCGCACGGAAAAAGACGTCAAAAGAGATTTCTTTATATGAACCCATCGGTACGGACCGGGAAGGAAACGAGATCAAATTATACGATATTATCGAAACGGATGAAGACGACATCCCGGAACGGGTATGCCTGAAAGAAAATATCCAGAAGCTGTATGAAAAAGTAGAAAACGAGCTCTCCCAGCGGGAAAAACTCGTTTTAAAAATGCGGTATGGACTTTATGGCGGCGAGGAATACACGCAGAGGGAAGTCGCCAAACAACTGGGGATCTCCCGTTCTTATGTATCCCGGATAGAAAAGAGCGCGGTCGAAAAGCTACGCGTCTTTTTCTGCTCTTCGTAA
- a CDS encoding YifB family Mg chelatase-like AAA ATPase, translating into MSFCSVLSAAVIGLRVEFIHVEADVSNGLPVFHMVGYLSSEVKEAAERVRTAIRNSGVSFPAKRTIVNLAPANVRKRGASFDLPIAVAVMIALGCQISEGVRHTLFIGELGLDGSVLEVPGVLPIVLEAKKAGVKRCIVPEANEAEGALVKGIEIIGVKHLKQITKILSGERKKEKARNQAKKQTVKNPQPDFSEMQGQAAVKRAAEIAVAGGHNLLLIGPPGSGKTMAAERIAGILPPLTLEESMEITKIYSIMGLLDEKEPLIQSRPFRSVHHTATRAALAGGGMIPTPGEITLAHGGVLFLDELPEFSKSVIEVLRQPLEEHQMRIARTHGNYVFPADFILIAAMNPCPCGCYPDMQKCTCTPVQIQNYLGRISQPFLDRIDLCVEAPRVEYDSLVEKKAQESSEAIRQRVCEVRNLQRMRYGGTKVNARLDSRETEEFCRLGEPEKEVMKQAFAAFGFTARTYHKVLKVARTIADLDGSQEILKQHLCEAIGYRTPDKKYWKR; encoded by the coding sequence ATGAGTTTTTGCTCAGTATTATCTGCAGCAGTGATCGGGCTGCGGGTAGAATTTATTCATGTGGAAGCTGACGTCAGCAACGGGCTTCCGGTATTTCATATGGTGGGATACCTTTCTTCTGAAGTGAAGGAGGCAGCAGAGCGTGTGCGCACAGCAATCAGAAACAGTGGAGTTTCATTTCCAGCCAAGCGGACGATCGTCAATCTGGCGCCGGCAAATGTAAGAAAGAGAGGAGCGTCGTTTGATCTTCCCATTGCAGTGGCAGTGATGATTGCATTGGGATGTCAGATTTCAGAGGGGGTAAGGCATACGCTTTTTATAGGAGAACTGGGACTGGATGGCAGTGTGCTGGAAGTACCGGGTGTTCTGCCGATCGTTCTGGAGGCAAAAAAGGCGGGAGTGAAACGCTGCATTGTACCAGAAGCAAATGAGGCGGAAGGCGCACTTGTAAAAGGAATCGAGATCATTGGGGTAAAGCATCTTAAGCAGATTACAAAGATTCTTTCAGGAGAGAGAAAAAAAGAAAAAGCAAGGAATCAAGCCAAAAAGCAGACGGTAAAAAATCCGCAGCCGGATTTTTCTGAAATGCAGGGTCAGGCAGCCGTCAAGCGTGCAGCGGAGATTGCAGTGGCAGGCGGACATAATCTTCTTTTGATCGGCCCCCCGGGAAGCGGAAAGACCATGGCAGCGGAACGGATTGCCGGAATTCTGCCGCCTCTGACATTAGAAGAGAGCATGGAGATTACAAAAATATACAGTATTATGGGACTTCTTGATGAGAAAGAACCGCTGATCCAGAGCCGGCCTTTTCGCAGTGTACACCATACGGCCACAAGGGCAGCACTGGCTGGAGGCGGGATGATCCCGACGCCGGGAGAGATCACACTCGCACACGGCGGTGTTTTGTTTTTGGATGAATTGCCGGAGTTTTCGAAAAGTGTGATCGAGGTACTGAGACAGCCGCTTGAAGAGCACCAGATGCGGATTGCGAGAACACACGGAAATTATGTATTTCCAGCGGATTTTATTTTGATCGCGGCGATGAATCCATGTCCCTGCGGATGCTATCCGGATATGCAGAAATGTACCTGTACGCCTGTGCAGATTCAGAATTATTTAGGAAGGATCAGTCAGCCGTTTCTGGATCGAATCGATCTGTGTGTAGAGGCGCCCCGGGTGGAATATGACTCACTGGTGGAGAAGAAAGCACAGGAATCTTCGGAAGCAATCCGGCAGAGAGTATGTGAAGTGCGAAATCTGCAGAGAATGCGTTATGGAGGAACAAAGGTAAATGCAAGACTGGACAGCCGGGAGACAGAAGAATTCTGCCGTCTGGGAGAGCCGGAAAAAGAAGTGATGAAGCAGGCATTTGCTGCCTTTGGATTTACAGCACGTACTTATCATAAAGTGTTAAAGGTGGCGAGAACGATCGCAGATCTGGACGGAAGTCAGGAAATTCTAAAGCAGCATTTGTGTGAGGCAATCGGCTATCGGACGCCGGATAAGAAGTACTGGAAACGATAG
- the dprA gene encoding DNA-processing protein DprA: MKYEYWFAGIRNIPDRTKIKLKEKAGTAEAIYYIEETALRKMQLLKEQEIWKLLEAKKKEELDRNYEAMRQKGISVIPWGEKEYPGRLKEIYDPPYALYVKGKLPDNTARAAAIVGARSCTPYGEKYALEYGKKLAECGIQVISGLARGVDGIGQRGALLGGGKTFAVLGSGVDVCYPKNHMGLYLDILEQEGGILSELPPGTPPLPQHFPRRNRIISALSDIVLVMEARERSGSLITADLALEQGKDVYALPGPVNSSLSQGCNRLIFQGAGILLSPENLLDEMGIAYSGECEKSDKNEKMLESPEYMVYSCVGLYPKSVGQLTEETKLRPEEVLKLLVSLELQGYIREISKNYYIKVK, encoded by the coding sequence ATGAAGTATGAATACTGGTTTGCCGGAATCCGAAATATTCCGGATCGGACAAAAATAAAATTAAAAGAAAAAGCAGGGACAGCAGAAGCCATTTATTATATAGAAGAAACTGCACTCAGAAAGATGCAGCTGCTCAAGGAACAGGAAATTTGGAAGCTGCTGGAGGCGAAAAAGAAAGAGGAGCTGGACAGAAATTATGAAGCAATGAGACAAAAAGGAATCTCGGTGATCCCGTGGGGAGAAAAGGAATATCCAGGTCGTTTAAAAGAAATCTATGATCCGCCGTATGCGTTGTATGTGAAAGGAAAGCTGCCGGATAATACTGCGCGTGCGGCAGCCATTGTGGGAGCGAGAAGCTGTACTCCCTATGGAGAAAAATATGCGCTGGAATATGGGAAAAAACTGGCGGAATGTGGAATTCAGGTGATCAGCGGACTTGCGCGCGGCGTAGACGGGATCGGACAGAGAGGTGCTCTGCTGGGAGGTGGAAAGACCTTTGCTGTTTTGGGGAGCGGGGTAGATGTCTGTTATCCGAAAAACCATATGGGATTATATCTGGATATCCTGGAGCAGGAAGGCGGGATCCTTTCAGAACTCCCGCCCGGCACACCGCCGCTTCCGCAGCATTTTCCGAGGCGAAACCGGATCATCAGCGCGCTGTCAGATATTGTGCTCGTTATGGAGGCAAGAGAGAGGAGTGGATCACTGATCACGGCAGATCTGGCACTGGAGCAGGGAAAGGATGTCTATGCGCTGCCGGGGCCTGTTAACAGCAGCTTAAGTCAAGGGTGTAACCGCCTGATCTTTCAGGGGGCCGGAATTCTTTTAAGCCCGGAAAATCTGCTGGATGAGATGGGCATTGCATATAGCGGGGAATGTGAAAAATCAGACAAAAATGAAAAAATGCTTGAAAGTCCTGAATATATGGTGTATAGTTGTGTCGGTCTGTATCCAAAGAGCGTGGGGCAGCTGACAGAAGAAACAAAGCTGCGCCCGGAGGAAGTTTTAAAGCTTTTAGTGTCTTTGGAATTACAGGGATATATCAGAGAAATCTCAAAAAATTATTATATAAAAGTGAAATGA